TAATGGTGTATGTATAAACACCTGCGGTCATTGTCGCAGGATCGATCATGCCACCTACGACAGCGCTAGGTCCCGTCCATGTTCCGCCCGCATCCGGAGTGCCGCCAAGTTGAGTGATCAGTGAAGCCGCCGCATCGGTGGAACACAAGGTGATAGCACCATCTGCTCCAGCATCCGGTGGTGTGTTGATCGTTACGGTTACCGTTGCAGTCTCATCCGGACAAGGTGCCGTTCCTGTAACGGTGTAGGTATAATCACCAGCGGTCATTGTCGCTGGATCGATCATGCCACCGACCACCGTGCTTGGTCCGGTCCATATTCCGCCCGTCGCAGGAGTACCTCCAAGTTGAGCGAACAAAGAAGCTGCCGCATCCGTGGAGCACAAAGTGATCGCACCATCCGTTCCAGGGTCCGGTGGGGTGTTGATGGTTACGTTAACCGTAGCCATATCATCCGCACATGGTGCTGTTCCAGTAACGGTGTAGGTGTAGTCACCTGCGGTCATAGTCGCAGGATCGATCATGCCGCCGACGACAGCGCTAGGTCCCGTCCATGTTCCGCCCGCATCCGGAGTGCCGCCAAGTTGAGTGATCAGTGAAGCCGCCGCATCGGTGGAACACAAGGTGATAGCACCATCTGCTCCAGCATCCGGTGGTGTGTTGATCGTTACGGTTACCGTTGCAGTCTCATCCGGACAAGGTGCCGTTCCTGTAACGGTGTAGGTATAATCACCAGCGGTCATTGTCGCTGGATCGAACATGCCACCGACCACTGCGCTCGGTCCGGTCCATATTCCGCCCGCAGCGGGAGCACCTCCAAGTTGAGCGAATAAAGAAGCAGGACCATTAGTTGAACAAAGAACTATGGCCCCATCAGTCCCTGCATCCACGGGTTGTTCTATAACCACAAAAACTTCGGCAGTTGCTGCTGGACAAGGAGCTGGACTTGGGACTGTATACGTATACAGCCCACCGTTCATGGTGCTCGGATCAAAGGCGTCGCCAATTATTGGGCTTGGTCCTGACCAAGTACCACCAGCAATTGGCGTACCTTCGAGTTCGGCGAACAGACCTGCTGGACCTGCATTGCTACAGACGGTAACATCTCCATTATCCCCAGCATCCGTCAATAAGTTGACGATCACCTCTACCGTTGCGCTTGCAGTAGCTGGTCCACAAGCACCTGTGCCGGTTGTGGTGTAAGTATAAAACCCTGGGACATCGGTTCCGGGTATGAAATTGCCACTATGCGGTGTGCTTGATGGGGTGGTCCACGCACCGCCAACTTCAGGTGTGCCACCTAGTTGTGAGAACAAATTGATCGGGCTGGATGTTTCGCAGACCGTAATATTTCCGTTGATACCTGGATCAGCAGGGTTATCGAACAATACATCCACACAGTCGGTCGTAGCGCAGTCCGGATGACCCATCTGATAAACTGTCACGCAATAGGTGGTAGTTGAACCCACGGTGGCTAAAGGGTTTGATATGTTCGGGTCGGATAATCCGGTAGCTGGACTCCAACTATAGACCATGCCACCATTCGGGCAGATCGCGGTCCCACTCCATGACAGGCCACTTGCAGGACCATTACCTGAGTTATACACTACGGTTCCGGACGAGTTGGTCAACGTAAAGGATTGCTCGCCATTGAACAAGAATGCAGCAGTATAGTTCAAGCTGATGGCCTCACCATTGTTGACCGGCACCGCCACACTGCCTGTGGAACCGTTGGGTAAGGTCCAAGCTGTTGGTACACCATTTACTGTGATCGTTACACCGGATCCCCCAAACCATCCATCTCCCCATGTATCATTCAACGTCAATGTGTAGTTACAAGGTGAAGCTATTCCGCCAGAGGTAATTGTCGCGCCCAACTGCACTGGATCGCCACAAGTGGTAACGTTGGCGCCCGCATTCACTTGAGGTCCTTGGACAATGCTCACCGTGATCGTTGTGTCATACGTGCAACCGAAATTGTCCTGTACGGTGTACACGTATGGGAAATTCCCAACACCCGGCGGTGTTATGCAGATCTGGTTACAATTCCCTGTGGTGCTTGAAATGTTCGCACCGCTCCATGAACTGCTATCACAACCGGCACCATAAACAGGCGTGAATTCGATCAGGTCCGCAAAAAGTGATGGCGCAAAATCCATATTCCAATCACAGATGAACCCATTGTCCTGCGCCCACAGATCACAGACTTGTAAGGTCCATGTGCCGTTCAAAGACGACCCCACCAAACCACTCAAAGGGTTCAAACTTTCATAGGTTCCAGTTGGTAATGTGGCTTGCGCATTATCCACCCAAGTGCCGTTGGTCGCGGTAGGGCTGAAACAGTAGTTCCAGCATGTGCCTTGTGCGTTCGGGGTTAGATCATCATCGATAGGAATTCCTAAATATGTGTCTAAGCCACCCTGTTGGTGCATGACCACTGACTCACCCGTTGGACTAATAATAGTGATCACAAGATCGCCGATGAACGAGTGTTCCATCGACATACAGATCGAAAGCAGACCATTTACATTAGTCAATGTTTGACCCAACGTAAATTGGTTGTAAGTAACGGTGCTGTTGAAGCAGGACCCCACGTTATCCGGAAGGAAAACCCCACTACCAAGACCAGGGGTCGGATTCTCGGTCCATGTAGTACCGTTCACATCACCATCCAAACAAATGGTTTCGCCTGGGCATCCGACCAAGGGTCCACCTGTTCCATCAAAACTCGGTATTGTACCAACTTCGATCAGCAGATCGACCAAGTTGGTGCTTGCACAGCCATTGTTGTCCACCAATTCCAATTGCGCGATATAACCTCCAGGCTGCGTGTATGTGTGGTTCACCGATGCCGGTGCATTATTCAGAAAGGTGCCGTCGCCAAAAACCCATCTGCGAGTTGCGATGGAAAATCCAGGTGCTGCATATGAACCAGCAGAGTTGAACGTGACACTTTCTCCGGGGCAGATCCGCTGTGCGCCTACCGCTCCATGCGTAGCAACTGCTGTTGGTCGTGTACAAGGCTGGTAGCAGGTTATCGATGCCGCAAACACTCCAAGTCCTGTTGCATTGCTCGTGAACTCAATGGTCAAACAACCACTGCTATTTCCTGCCGATGCCGATACGACCAAGCCTTGAAGTGCGGTTCCGGTCCATGAGCCAAGGATAGGGTCGGCCACGCTGTTCCCATCATGGATCACCATCACATCACCCGGTGCGGCACCGGCCGTGTTCAAGTTGAACGTGATGAAGTTCAACGAAATGGCACCGGTCGGGTCATCGGGACAAAGGGTATATATGTAATTCTCGTTGTTCCCATATCCGGTTCCGCCCTGGCCCCCGCTATCCAAGAATGCACCCACACAGGTAACATCGGTACCATTGAAAATTGGAAACGGCTGCCCGAATAATTCCATACCACTTCCCCAAAACAGAGCCAGAGCGATGGCTAGGACGATGCGAATGGTTTTGGATGACATGTTCCGGGATCGCGATCGTTCAGTTATCGATGGTTCAGGGCAGGTAAAATGATCGAGGTTTTTGACGCTCTCACGGGTTGTAAAATATGTACTCCATCCTAATTCTGAGACTGTTCTATTCAATTTTGGACGAAGTGCCGAACCGGACCTATGAACAGCATTGATCAGATGATAGGTTTGTTTTTTTGATCTCGGAACGTATGGATACGAAAAAGCGGCATTGGATCTTTCTCCTTTGCCGCTCTTTTCATGACGAAAATTATTTCTACTTGATCAAGGTAACGTGACCAAGAAATTCTTTTTGTACTTCAGTACCCGCGATCTCGAAGAGTATCCTATAGGCGTAAACACCTTGAGGTAGGATCTCTCCACTGTTCTTGTAGCTTCCGAACCACGGGTCATATGGGCTAGTAGCGGTGTAAACCATCTGGCCCCAACGATCGAATACCATCATTTGGAATTTCGTGATGACATCGATGTTGACGCTCATTGCGAACACGTCATTCTTTCCATCATCATCCGGAGTGAACGCATTCGGTATGTAGGTGAAAAGAATGTCGTCAATGATAACATCATGGCATGTCGTGTCAATGCAATTGTTATAGTTCATTGCTACCAAACAGACATTGTATGTTCCAGGAACTCGATCAGTGAACGTGAATTCCGTATCCGTATCCGTGGTCGTAAGAAGGCCATCGATATCCCACACGTAATTCTGCGAACCTGTACTTGTATTATGGAAGGTAATGGTCGGGGCATTGATGTTCGCAGGAATCGGTCCCCATTCGAATTCTGAAACAACAGGTGGTGGACCATCTACGGTTATTACTCCTGTTCCAAAGCATCCGGCCGAATCACGGATCCGCACCGGATGGATGTCCTCACATATGCCGATCGCGATAGCATCAACGGACCAACTGAGTCCATCATTGTAGCTGTATTCCACCGCCTCTGGATCGTAGATCTCGATCTGGCCATCACAATCGCCGGAACATGTAACGGGTTGTGATGCAATGCTATCGATCTCCAAAAGGATAGGTTCATCAATGAAGAAGGACGCGGTATCGATGCAAGCGTTGTCATCCGTTACGAGTAAGCTGTAATTCCCTGCACATAGATCAGTAACGTCCGTTAATGCCGGACCATTTTCACCGGTGCTCCAAATATATTCAAGTGCCACTGCTGCATTTCCACCAACAACGGTTGCGTGAGCAGTTCCGTCACAATAGGAATAACAAATGGCATCCGTCTTCGAGAACGTGATCGCCAATGGATCTGTTAGGGTCATTTGTACACTATCCACCGTGTTACAGAATGCGCCATCATTCTCTCTCCAATAGAACCAATGCGTTCCTCCCATACCAGGCTGTAGTGTAACCGTGGTCTGTGGGTTACTCGCGTTTCCGAATACTGCTCCTGACGGTCCCGTCCAAATGCCGACTCCGGTATTTCCAGGTGTAGCATTCAAGTTTATCGAGAGGTTACATGAAAAGGTCGGTTCTCCTGCATCCGGAACACCACAACAGAGTGGATCATCCGCAGCTAGAATGGTAATAACCAGATCAGCAGTGGCCACACATCCTGCAGCACTCGTTACCGTATAGGTGTATGAACCCGGAGCGCCTATTGTCGGGTCAAATGATCCCGGTACGATGGCACTACCAGCATCGGTCCATACTCCCGTTTGGTCCGGCGTGCCCTCCAGCGAATCCGTCAATTGGATGGCCGGGTCCCCAAAGCAAAGAGTAATTGCTGCGCTCGATCCAGCATCTATGGAAGGATCCGGGCTCACGATCACGCTATCCATAACCGCACAATCCGGATTGTTGTTCAAGTAACCCGTTAAGTAATACATCGTGGGTTCCGTAACATAGACGTTGGTGGTCGGATCACTAGGGTCCGTCAAGCCATCCACAGGACTCCAGATCCAAGTTACCGGACTTGTTCCACCACCACAAACAATGGTCCCCGTATACGATACACCTGAGGCTGGACCATCGGGCGAATCATAAATGATCGTACCAGCGTCATCCAATAAGGTAAATGAATTCTCGTTGTTCCAGTTGGTCCCGGCCGTAAACGTTAATGTGATCGTAGCCCCCGTGGTAACGTTCAACGGGACCACCAATTCGGTCATACCTGATGTACTGATCGTATGATTCGTAATTACACCATCAATATTCACTGCCAGTGATGCGCCATTCCAAGTATCGCCGAATGATTCGTGAAGTTGTAATGTGTAGACACAATTTGTTGGAGGACCATTTGCTACCACTGCACCTCCCATTGGAAGCGGGTCGCTGCAGAGAACGATGTCCAGACCTGCCGTGAGCTCCAACTGTGGTGAGATCTCCACAGTGATCGTAGTGTCATAGGAACAGCCGAAATTATCCGTTACAAAAAATTGATAAGCATAGGTTCCCGGATTCGTCGGTGTGGCAACAGCGGTCAATGGGTCATTGGGGTCTAATACTAGATCTGGTCCGGACCATGAAGCAGAGTCCAACGTGCTGGTGCCAATATCCGGAGTGAACTGCGTAGCATCAGGAATTATTGCTGGGTTGAAATTCAACGACCAGTCACATAAGAAACCATTATCCGCACCCCACAGATCAGTGAAAGTGATCGTCCATGTTCCATTCAATGGGCACCCCAACATGTTGGTGAATGGTTGTACGCTGGAATAAGTGCCAGGTATCAATGCCGTGCCTTGACTCGAAGGCATGGTATTCGGTGTTCCGGTGCCCCATTGCGAAGATTCTTCCCAAGTTCCAAGCGTTGCTGTCGGACTCCAACAATAGTCCCAGCATTCACCGATCGTGGGATTAGCATTGCCATCTCCATCATTTGCGTCACCGAGATAGGTTCCTCCACCACCTTGTTGATGCATTATCATTACCTGGCCATTCGGACAGGCCAATTGAATGACAAGGTCACCCATGAATGAATGCTCCATGCTCACACAGATGGATTGAAGATCGTTCGCATCCGTTAAGGTTTGCCCAGGATCGAATTGGGTGAATAGTAGATCACTAACGAATGGGATACCAAGGTCATCGGGCAGGTATACACCATCGCCGAAGTTCGCATCCGGAATTCCCGTCCAGGTCGTTGGTGTTACAACACCCGTAAGATCAACTGTTGCTCCCAAACATGTTTCGATACTTTCTACGGTACCCGCAAAAGAAGGTGTAGTGCTTACAAGGACTTGGAGATCAACTACGTTTGAATTCACACATTGATTATCGTCGATCAAATTCAATTGAACAATGTATTCACCAGGCGCAGAGAATATATGGCTCGTTACGGGTGTGTTTGACGTGCTGCCATCGTCAAATACCCATGTATATTGAGTGATATTGAAGCCTGTTGCTGCATAGGACGCAGTACCATCAAAACTGATCTCTTCTCCAACACAGATCATTGCGGGACCAGCTTCGCTCATGGAAGCCACGGCCGTTGGTCGTTCGCAGGGTGTATAGCACGTGATCCCCGCAGCAAAATCACCGGTACCGATCCCATTCGAACGGAATCGTATGGTGAGGCATCCGGTAGAATTCATATTGGTTGCAGACGAGATCAATCCGGAAAGTGCTGTGCCGGAGTATGACCCCAAATATGTTTCTGAAGTGCTGTTTCCGTCCCAGATCTCGATAGCATCCCACGTATTTTGAGCACCTTGGGTACTTAAGTTGAACAACACCCATGTCAACGATATTGCATCACCCGGAACATCCGGACAGATCACTACTGTGAAATTCTCATTGTCACTATATGGTGCGCTAGGTCCACCCGTATCCTCAAGAATACTTGCGCAAGCATTCACTGTGCCAGCAGCGATGCTATAGGGTTGAGCATAAGCTGAAGTAGAGGTAATGATCACCACCAATGCCATGGCCGATCCTAATAGATGCTTCAGCTTGTCAATAGGGTTAAAGGTCGTTGTCATATAGGGTCAGTGTTCGGAATTGCAGGACATACCGTCCCTTAACGGAGTTCCACTTACACATACTATGATGTATAAATGTTGTTAGGAGTTGCCTGACCCCCAAATATAAGAAGTCCGGAACACCTCCCGGACTTCTCAAAAAAGGTTATCAAGGAAGCCTATCGCAATAAGCTCACCGTGCCGGTATAGCTACCACCAAGCTTATCACCGTCCTTCATCTCCACCATCCACATATAATCGCCTGTGGAGCAAAGCTCACCTTTGTTGCCGATGCGACCATTCCAAGGGTGTGATATGTCGCGTGTTTCGTGGATCATTTGACCGCTTTTGGTATCATAAATGGTCATGCGGAACTTCACTCCAAGCGTCTTCAGCGCTTCTGGAATGAACACATCATCCCGGCCATCTTCGTTCGGGGAAAATGTTTTTGGAGCGAAAAGATCGTAATCGTCTTCAATGCGTATGGTCTGTTCCGTTCTATCCACACAACCATTATCGTTGGTTACGGTAAGTGTTACAGGGTATGAACCCTTTTTCTTGAATACGTGATCCGGATGGGCTATG
The nucleotide sequence above comes from Flavobacteriales bacterium. Encoded proteins:
- a CDS encoding gliding motility-associated C-terminal domain-containing protein, with amino-acid sequence MTTTFNPIDKLKHLLGSAMALVVIITSTSAYAQPYSIAAGTVNACASILEDTGGPSAPYSDNENFTVVICPDVPGDAISLTWVLFNLSTQGAQNTWDAIEIWDGNSTSETYLGSYSGTALSGLISSATNMNSTGCLTIRFRSNGIGTGDFAAGITCYTPCERPTAVASMSEAGPAMICVGEEISFDGTASYAATGFNITQYTWVFDDGSTSNTPVTSHIFSAPGEYIVQLNLIDDNQCVNSNVVDLQVLVSTTPSFAGTVESIETCLGATVDLTGVVTPTTWTGIPDANFGDGVYLPDDLGIPFVSDLLFTQFDPGQTLTDANDLQSICVSMEHSFMGDLVIQLACPNGQVMIMHQQGGGGTYLGDANDGDGNANPTIGECWDYCWSPTATLGTWEESSQWGTGTPNTMPSSQGTALIPGTYSSVQPFTNMLGCPLNGTWTITFTDLWGADNGFLCDWSLNFNPAIIPDATQFTPDIGTSTLDSASWSGPDLVLDPNDPLTAVATPTNPGTYAYQFFVTDNFGCSYDTTITVEISPQLELTAGLDIVLCSDPLPMGGAVVANGPPTNCVYTLQLHESFGDTWNGASLAVNIDGVITNHTISTSGMTELVVPLNVTTGATITLTFTAGTNWNNENSFTLLDDAGTIIYDSPDGPASGVSYTGTIVCGGGTSPVTWIWSPVDGLTDPSDPTTNVYVTEPTMYYLTGYLNNNPDCAVMDSVIVSPDPSIDAGSSAAITLCFGDPAIQLTDSLEGTPDQTGVWTDAGSAIVPGSFDPTIGAPGSYTYTVTSAAGCVATADLVITILAADDPLCCGVPDAGEPTFSCNLSINLNATPGNTGVGIWTGPSGAVFGNASNPQTTVTLQPGMGGTHWFYWRENDGAFCNTVDSVQMTLTDPLAITFSKTDAICYSYCDGTAHATVVGGNAAVALEYIWSTGENGPALTDVTDLCAGNYSLLVTDDNACIDTASFFIDEPILLEIDSIASQPVTCSGDCDGQIEIYDPEAVEYSYNDGLSWSVDAIAIGICEDIHPVRIRDSAGCFGTGVITVDGPPPVVSEFEWGPIPANINAPTITFHNTSTGSQNYVWDIDGLLTTTDTDTEFTFTDRVPGTYNVCLVAMNYNNCIDTTCHDVIIDDILFTYIPNAFTPDDDGKNDVFAMSVNIDVITKFQMMVFDRWGQMVYTATSPYDPWFGSYKNSGEILPQGVYAYRILFEIAGTEVQKEFLGHVTLIK